A window from Neobacillus sp. PS3-40 encodes these proteins:
- a CDS encoding ABC transporter ATP-binding protein, producing the protein MSLLSIENLTGGYTRNPVLKDVSFEVNEKEMVGLIGLNGAGKSTTIKHITGLMKQHQGEIKINGHTFTKDKEVYRKMFTFVPESPILYEELTLAEHLKLTAMAYGLDELIYEERIHQLLTEFRMEKRLKWFPAHFSKGMKQKVMIMCAFLVQPALYIIDEPFVGLDPLGIQSLLDLMRKMKENGAGILMSTHILTTAERYCDRFVILHEGRVRAKGTLNELREQFSMPEATLDDLYIQLTKEENYV; encoded by the coding sequence ATGTCTTTATTATCAATTGAAAACCTCACAGGAGGATACACTAGGAACCCCGTTTTAAAAGATGTGTCATTTGAAGTAAATGAAAAAGAAATGGTTGGGTTAATTGGATTAAATGGAGCTGGTAAAAGTACAACGATTAAACATATTACAGGACTGATGAAACAACATCAGGGAGAAATAAAAATAAATGGACACACGTTCACTAAAGATAAGGAAGTTTATCGTAAAATGTTTACGTTTGTTCCTGAATCTCCTATCTTATATGAAGAGCTTACTTTAGCGGAACATTTGAAATTAACAGCAATGGCATACGGCTTAGATGAGTTAATTTATGAAGAAAGAATTCACCAATTGCTGACAGAATTTCGGATGGAGAAAAGGCTTAAATGGTTTCCAGCTCATTTTTCCAAAGGGATGAAGCAAAAAGTAATGATAATGTGTGCCTTTTTGGTTCAGCCAGCCTTGTACATAATCGATGAACCTTTTGTTGGTTTAGACCCACTCGGTATTCAGTCATTGCTTGATTTAATGAGGAAGATGAAGGAGAATGGTGCCGGCATTTTAATGTCCACCCATATTCTTACAACTGCCGAAAGATATTGTGATCGCTTTGTCATTTTGCACGAAGGCAGAGTTCGTGCAAAAGGGACCCTTAATGAATTACGTGAGCAGTTTTCCATGCCAGAGGCTACTCTTGACGATTTGTATATTCAATTAACAAAGGAAGAAAATTATGTTTGA
- a CDS encoding ABC transporter permease, whose translation MFDDKKLWKDRAGKRAKDLGRYLRYIFNSHLVIVLLFLIGAGAFYYQQWIKTLPLGFPSEIVMAIFLGLFLTYSPVYNFLLEADQVFLLPLEDRLQRYFFRSGVISLIFQGYILLLVLAILMPLYAHVSGTGFRTFIPFLIALLMIKSWNLASNWRMHYFHSGHSTDWVIRFLLNGLLTYSLFKHVNLWLLLLIVAAMVIYYRSLYARTRNTGLKWDLLIDQEEKRMIAFYRLANLFTDVPKLKDSVKRRIWLDFLLNRISFTQEKTFLYLFSRTFLRSGDYLGLFIRLTVIGSVGLYFISFGFGQILLAVLFLYLTGFQLLPLWNHHQNKLWLDLYPVSIRFKSWAFHSLLMIILLTQVLLFALIIFIKGEVLIAVLELLAGIGFSYIFVFMYSKSRLKG comes from the coding sequence ATGTTTGATGATAAAAAGCTTTGGAAAGACCGTGCAGGCAAGCGTGCTAAAGATTTAGGAAGATATTTGCGTTATATTTTTAATAGCCACCTGGTCATCGTTCTTCTATTTTTAATTGGTGCAGGAGCTTTTTATTACCAGCAATGGATTAAAACGCTTCCACTTGGATTTCCATCAGAAATCGTTATGGCTATTTTCCTTGGGTTATTCCTGACCTATAGTCCTGTCTATAATTTTCTTCTGGAAGCAGATCAAGTGTTTTTGCTTCCACTAGAAGATAGACTTCAAAGGTATTTTTTTCGGTCAGGTGTTATCAGTCTTATTTTCCAGGGGTATATTCTGTTGCTTGTTCTTGCTATCCTAATGCCGTTATATGCACATGTAAGCGGGACTGGCTTTCGTACATTTATTCCTTTTTTAATCGCATTATTAATGATAAAATCGTGGAATTTAGCAAGTAACTGGAGAATGCACTATTTTCATTCAGGTCATAGCACAGATTGGGTAATTCGCTTTCTTCTTAATGGGTTATTGACTTATTCGCTCTTTAAACACGTAAATCTATGGCTTTTACTATTAATTGTTGCAGCTATGGTCATTTATTATCGTTCTTTATACGCCCGAACAAGAAATACTGGATTGAAGTGGGATCTGTTAATTGATCAGGAAGAGAAAAGGATGATTGCTTTTTACAGATTGGCAAATTTATTTACAGATGTCCCAAAACTTAAGGATAGTGTTAAAAGAAGAATTTGGTTGGATTTTTTATTAAATCGAATTTCTTTTACCCAGGAAAAAACGTTCCTTTATTTATTTTCCAGAACATTTTTGCGTTCAGGAGATTACCTCGGTTTGTTTATTCGGTTAACGGTTATCGGAAGCGTTGGCTTATATTTTATTTCCTTTGGTTTTGGACAAATCTTATTAGCTGTCTTATTTTTGTATTTAACAGGTTTTCAATTGCTCCCTTTATGGAATCATCACCAAAATAAACTTTGGCTTGATTTGTATCCTGTTTCAATAAGATTTAAATCATGGGCATTTCATTCCTTATTGATGATAATACTACTAACACAGGTTCTTCTATTTGCCCTTATTATTTTTATAAAGGGAGAAGTACTTATCGCCGTTTTAGAATTACTAGCAGGTATTGGGTTTAGTTATATTTTTGTTTTTATGTATAGTAAAAGCCGCTTAAAGGGCTAA
- a CDS encoding EcsC family protein, which yields MNEYESIVYIEVEEWKKEILKRAGFMSRLSKKAQGKINELIPEKVHQVMTESIKAMVKTTLFGSKITTNKNQAKGLTLAERDELVRKRIGIFQKTALVEGAGTGAGGILLGLADFPLLLTIKMKFLFEVAASYGFNTSEFEERLFILHVFQLAFSSEDTRKDTLHIIENWEEKKKIIVDMDWRNFQQEYRDFIDFAKMLQLVPGIGAVVGAYANHNLLGHLGETAMNAFRLRILKIDFGNDI from the coding sequence ATGAATGAATACGAAAGTATAGTGTACATAGAAGTGGAAGAGTGGAAAAAGGAAATCCTTAAGCGAGCTGGATTTATGAGCCGTTTATCGAAAAAGGCACAGGGCAAAATAAATGAATTAATTCCTGAAAAGGTTCATCAAGTGATGACCGAAAGCATTAAAGCTATGGTGAAGACAACATTATTTGGATCGAAAATAACGACAAATAAGAATCAAGCTAAGGGCTTAACGCTAGCTGAACGTGATGAATTAGTTCGGAAAAGAATTGGCATTTTCCAAAAGACAGCACTTGTAGAAGGAGCAGGAACAGGGGCGGGTGGAATTTTGCTTGGCCTTGCAGATTTTCCTCTGCTGTTAACGATAAAAATGAAATTTCTATTTGAAGTTGCCGCAAGCTATGGATTTAATACAAGTGAATTTGAAGAGAGATTGTTTATCCTCCACGTTTTTCAGCTTGCTTTTTCAAGCGAAGATACCCGCAAGGATACATTACACATAATTGAAAATTGGGAGGAGAAAAAGAAAATAATTGTTGATATGGATTGGCGGAACTTTCAGCAGGAGTATAGAGATTTTATTGATTTTGCTAAGATGCTACAGCTTGTGCCTGGTATTGGGGCTGTTGTTGGGGCGTATGCCAATCATAACCTTCTTGGACATTTAGGTGAAACCGCAATGAATGCTTTCCGTTTACGAATATTGAAAATCGACTTTGGCAATGACATATAA
- a CDS encoding YsnF/AvaK domain-containing protein: MNPIGKIKLHMEQLDISKKRIKTAAVTIHKEFITEEKTIVVPVTREELVIEKKMFDAKNPEKLNGLSKTIRIPILEERIEVIKHPVILENVKIYKRRYQKIEHIEKSFKKEIAHLETIGNAKFVDNSSEIPINQKK, from the coding sequence ATGAATCCCATCGGAAAAATAAAGCTTCACATGGAACAGTTGGATATTTCTAAAAAAAGAATTAAAACTGCTGCCGTTACCATCCACAAAGAGTTTATAACAGAAGAAAAAACAATTGTTGTGCCTGTAACTCGTGAGGAACTTGTAATTGAGAAAAAAATGTTTGATGCCAAAAACCCGGAAAAACTCAATGGACTATCAAAAACAATCAGAATTCCTATTCTTGAAGAACGTATTGAGGTTATAAAACATCCAGTGATTTTAGAAAATGTCAAAATTTATAAACGACGGTACCAAAAAATTGAACATATTGAAAAGTCCTTTAAAAAAGAAATAGCCCATTTAGAAACGATTGGAAATGCTAAATTTGTTGATAATTCATCGGAAATTCCAATTAATCAAAAAAAATAA
- a CDS encoding YsnF/AvaK domain-containing protein, with the protein MSNIFGFLDDDKEELHEKEVVDDNKMLLHQEELDISKDRVETGEVTLSKEIVEEHKSVSVPVTHEEVVIKRRVIDHELSDTPVGAEETIHIPVSEERVEVGKHTVVTGEISAFKREVEETKQVEETLRREEARVNTTGDPNIVNEEDVSTFE; encoded by the coding sequence ATGAGCAATATATTTGGATTCTTAGACGATGATAAAGAAGAACTACACGAAAAAGAGGTTGTTGACGATAATAAGATGCTGCTTCATCAAGAAGAGCTTGATATTTCCAAAGATAGAGTGGAAACCGGAGAGGTAACACTATCCAAGGAGATTGTTGAAGAACACAAATCAGTTTCCGTTCCAGTCACACATGAGGAAGTTGTTATAAAGAGGAGAGTCATTGACCATGAATTAAGCGACACTCCTGTTGGTGCAGAAGAAACTATACACATCCCAGTTAGTGAGGAACGGGTTGAAGTAGGAAAACACACTGTCGTAACAGGTGAAATCTCTGCTTTTAAGCGTGAAGTTGAAGAAACTAAACAGGTCGAAGAAACCCTTAGACGGGAAGAAGCACGTGTGAATACAACAGGTGACCCTAACATTGTAAATGAGGAAGATGTTTCGACATTCGAATAA
- a CDS encoding antibiotic biosynthesis monooxygenase: MKVFITTGTYDYLKKVKEKYPEEAMVIMVNEDTALLLHETSTETLFNEPRKYEIIDSSGEIGLTGLAVMNNIPVTDEGRPLFEYSFKNRPMVIEKEQGFIALRVLRPKTSNTYIILTIWENELAFKNWQNSNNYSNEKSIATPPKGSVATAYVTKYQISE; this comes from the coding sequence ATGAAAGTGTTTATCACGACTGGTACATATGATTACCTAAAAAAAGTAAAAGAAAAATATCCGGAAGAAGCAATGGTAATAATGGTTAATGAAGACACAGCATTACTGCTTCATGAAACAAGTACTGAGACACTATTTAATGAACCAAGAAAGTATGAAATCATTGATTCTTCAGGAGAAATTGGTCTGACGGGATTAGCTGTTATGAATAATATTCCTGTCACTGATGAAGGCCGTCCCTTGTTTGAGTATAGCTTTAAGAATAGACCCATGGTGATTGAAAAGGAACAGGGGTTTATCGCATTAAGGGTCCTTCGCCCAAAAACATCTAATACATATATCATTCTGACTATATGGGAAAATGAACTCGCTTTTAAAAACTGGCAAAACTCTAATAACTATAGTAATGAAAAAAGTATTGCTACACCACCAAAAGGTTCCGTAGCTACAGCGTATGTAACAAAATACCAAATCTCTGAATAA
- the hemE gene encoding uroporphyrinogen decarboxylase, whose product MARVMNETFLKAARGEKTDYVPVWYMRQAGRSQPEYRKIKEKYSLFEITHQPELCAYVTRLPVESYNVDAAILYKDIMTPLPALGVEVEIKGGIGPVISNPIRSLADVEKLGEINPEEDVPYVLETIKLLTQEQLSVPLIGFSGAPFTLASYMIEGGPSKNYNKTKAFMYAEPKAWFALMDKLGDMIVTYVKSQVKAGAKAIQIFDSWVGALNVEDYRFFIKPIMNKIFTALKGENVPVIMFGVGASHLAMEWNELPLDVVGLDWRLPIKQAREMGIQKTLQGNLDPAILLAPWEVIEEKARAILDQGMAQSGYIFNLGHGVFPQADPEVLKRLTTFIHDYSASKLSR is encoded by the coding sequence ATGGCAAGAGTTATGAATGAAACATTTCTAAAAGCAGCAAGAGGAGAAAAGACAGATTATGTACCTGTATGGTATATGCGTCAAGCAGGTCGTTCACAGCCAGAATACAGGAAAATTAAAGAAAAGTATTCATTATTTGAAATTACCCATCAACCAGAGCTTTGTGCGTATGTAACACGTCTGCCGGTAGAAAGTTACAATGTTGATGCGGCTATCCTGTATAAAGATATTATGACTCCGCTGCCTGCTCTAGGTGTTGAAGTAGAAATAAAAGGTGGCATTGGCCCCGTTATCTCGAATCCAATTCGCTCTTTAGCAGATGTAGAAAAGCTAGGCGAAATAAACCCTGAAGAAGATGTTCCATACGTTCTTGAAACAATTAAACTTTTAACACAAGAGCAATTATCTGTTCCACTGATTGGGTTTTCTGGAGCTCCGTTTACGCTTGCGAGCTATATGATCGAAGGCGGTCCTTCAAAAAACTACAATAAGACAAAGGCTTTCATGTACGCTGAACCTAAAGCATGGTTTGCTTTAATGGATAAATTGGGGGATATGATTGTTACATATGTTAAATCTCAAGTAAAAGCGGGAGCTAAAGCTATTCAAATTTTTGATTCATGGGTTGGTGCTTTAAACGTAGAAGATTACCGATTCTTCATTAAGCCGATTATGAATAAAATTTTTACTGCTTTAAAAGGAGAAAACGTTCCCGTTATTATGTTTGGAGTTGGAGCAAGTCATCTTGCAATGGAATGGAATGAACTTCCACTTGATGTTGTTGGGTTAGACTGGCGCCTGCCAATTAAACAGGCAAGAGAAATGGGCATTCAGAAAACGCTACAAGGAAACCTTGATCCAGCGATTCTTCTTGCTCCGTGGGAAGTTATTGAAGAAAAAGCAAGAGCAATTCTAGACCAAGGAATGGCACAAAGTGGGTATATTTTCAACCTTGGGCATGGCGTTTTCCCACAAGCAGATCCAGAAGTATTAAAGAGATTAACTACATTTATTCACGATTATTCTGCTTCAAAACTAAGCCGTTAA
- the hemH gene encoding ferrochelatase has protein sequence MIKKKMGLLVMAYGTPYKVEDIERYYTHIRHGRKPSAEMLDDLKNRYEAIGGISPLAKITIEQAEKLEKHLNQAQDEIEFKMYLGLKHIEPFIEDTVKDMHEDGIEEAISIVLAPHFSTFSVKSYNERVKEEAEKIGGPKITSIDSWYTEPKFISYWVKKLTQIYEQMPLEEKENSMLIVSAHSLPEKILQAGDPYPSQLRETAALIAKGAGVQNYTIGWQSAGNTGEPWLGPDVQDLTRSLFKEHHYKAFIYAPVGFVCEHLEVLYDNDTECRAVTDEVGASYYRPEMPNAQDEIIDAMSSVILKKLAE, from the coding sequence ATGATTAAAAAGAAGATGGGTTTGCTAGTGATGGCATATGGAACCCCATACAAAGTTGAAGATATTGAACGTTATTATACACATATTCGACATGGACGAAAACCTTCGGCTGAAATGTTGGATGATCTTAAAAACCGCTATGAAGCAATTGGGGGCATCTCTCCTCTAGCTAAAATAACGATTGAACAAGCTGAAAAGCTTGAAAAGCATTTAAATCAAGCCCAGGATGAAATTGAGTTTAAAATGTATCTTGGTTTGAAGCATATCGAACCTTTTATTGAGGATACCGTTAAAGATATGCATGAGGACGGGATTGAAGAGGCTATTAGCATTGTTCTTGCTCCCCATTTTTCAACCTTTTCTGTGAAATCGTATAATGAGAGAGTAAAAGAGGAAGCTGAGAAGATCGGTGGTCCTAAAATCACTTCGATTGATAGCTGGTACACTGAACCAAAATTTATCAGTTATTGGGTTAAAAAGTTAACACAAATTTATGAACAAATGCCTTTAGAGGAAAAAGAAAATTCAATGTTAATCGTGTCAGCGCACAGTTTACCAGAAAAGATTTTACAGGCAGGCGATCCATATCCAAGTCAACTACGGGAAACGGCAGCCTTAATCGCAAAAGGTGCAGGTGTTCAAAATTATACAATAGGCTGGCAAAGTGCGGGTAATACTGGGGAGCCATGGCTTGGTCCTGATGTACAGGACCTAACAAGATCATTATTTAAAGAACATCATTATAAAGCATTTATTTATGCACCAGTTGGGTTTGTGTGTGAGCATCTTGAGGTTCTTTATGACAATGATACTGAGTGTAGAGCTGTAACAGACGAAGTGGGCGCAAGTTATTACCGCCCAGAAATGCCGAATGCACAGGATGAAATTATTGATGCTATGTCTTCAGTCATACTTAAGAAGTTGGCGGAGTAA
- the hemY gene encoding protoporphyrinogen oxidase, whose protein sequence is MVEERQKVAIIGGGIAGLTTAFYLQKIVRENNLPIEIKLIEASHRLGGKMQTVIKDGYTIERGPDSFLARKTSITRLAKEVGMEDQLVHNSTGKSYVLVDDKLFSMPGGSIMGIPTEVGPFITTGLFSIPGKIRAAADFILPRSASGKDQSLGEFFRRRLGDEVVENLIEPLLSGIYAGDIDQLSLMSTFPQFYQVEQKYRSLIIGMKKSAPSQPKKPEETGKTKAKAKGVFLTFKSGLQSFAEAIEAKLDPDTILKGHRVKNITKLDNQYEIFLNNGEALVADCIVATTSHKVTQSMFSQYDLFDPFKIVPSTSVATVALAFPKEAIKKDIDGTGFVVSRNSDYTITACTWTHKKWEHSTPKGKVLLRCYVGRAGDETVVDLSDDQIVKIVLDDLKKTMDITMEPDFAVISRWNNSMPQYTVGHKQRLQTIKDQMTDELPGVFLAGASFEGIGVPDCIDQGEVAVNNILDYLNFNHSI, encoded by the coding sequence GTGGTGGAAGAAAGGCAGAAGGTTGCAATTATTGGTGGTGGAATTGCCGGTTTGACTACGGCTTTTTACCTTCAGAAAATAGTGAGAGAAAACAATCTTCCAATCGAAATAAAGCTTATTGAAGCATCACACCGGCTTGGCGGAAAAATGCAAACGGTGATAAAAGATGGTTATACGATTGAAAGAGGACCAGATTCATTTTTGGCTCGAAAAACTAGTATTACAAGACTTGCGAAAGAAGTAGGGATGGAGGACCAATTAGTCCATAATTCAACTGGGAAATCGTATGTTCTTGTAGATGATAAGCTTTTTTCAATGCCTGGCGGATCGATTATGGGTATTCCTACTGAAGTTGGACCTTTTATCACAACAGGATTATTTTCTATTCCTGGAAAAATTAGAGCAGCTGCAGACTTTATTTTACCAAGATCTGCAAGCGGAAAAGATCAATCACTTGGTGAATTTTTTCGAAGAAGGCTTGGTGATGAGGTTGTTGAAAATTTGATTGAACCATTATTATCTGGAATATACGCAGGTGATATTGATCAATTAAGTTTAATGTCGACCTTCCCACAATTTTATCAGGTTGAACAGAAATACCGCAGTCTTATTATTGGTATGAAAAAATCGGCACCTTCTCAGCCGAAAAAGCCTGAAGAAACAGGCAAAACAAAAGCAAAGGCAAAAGGTGTATTCCTAACGTTTAAATCAGGGCTACAATCATTTGCTGAAGCAATTGAAGCTAAACTAGATCCCGATACAATATTAAAAGGACATCGGGTTAAAAATATAACGAAATTAGATAATCAGTATGAAATATTTCTAAATAATGGGGAAGCTCTTGTTGCCGATTGTATTGTTGCAACAACGTCTCACAAGGTAACTCAGTCGATGTTCTCGCAATATGACCTTTTTGATCCTTTCAAAATTGTGCCTTCCACTTCAGTTGCGACCGTCGCACTCGCATTTCCTAAGGAAGCAATCAAGAAGGATATTGACGGTACAGGGTTTGTTGTATCGAGGAATAGTGATTATACAATAACGGCTTGCACTTGGACACATAAAAAGTGGGAACATTCTACTCCGAAAGGCAAAGTATTGCTCCGCTGTTATGTAGGTAGAGCAGGTGATGAGACAGTCGTTGATTTATCAGATGATCAGATTGTGAAAATTGTTTTAGATGACTTAAAGAAAACAATGGATATTACAATGGAACCTGATTTTGCTGTTATATCACGCTGGAATAATTCTATGCCTCAATATACCGTTGGGCATAAACAACGGCTTCAAACCATAAAAGATCAAATGACAGATGAATTACCAGGGGTATTTCTCGCAGGGGCTTCTTTTGAAGGGATCGGTGTTCCTGATTGTATCGATCAGGGGGAAGTAGCTGTAAACAACATACTGGACTATTTAAATTTTAACCATTCAATTTGA
- a CDS encoding ABC transporter permease encodes MNGDSGDFLIWVILIAALLILNYMAVSSYKKKNTSFFWSGLLICIMGPVIGFITGSIFVNMDHSAGESGEGGAIGAAFIGLIILGNGIIYLIVGAILMISNFFKK; translated from the coding sequence ATGAACGGAGATAGCGGCGATTTTTTAATTTGGGTTATTTTAATAGCAGCTCTTTTAATATTAAACTATATGGCTGTTTCTTCTTATAAAAAGAAGAATACATCTTTTTTTTGGTCTGGCTTACTTATTTGTATTATGGGCCCAGTTATTGGTTTTATTACAGGTTCTATTTTTGTGAATATGGACCATAGTGCTGGAGAATCGGGTGAAGGCGGGGCAATTGGTGCCGCATTTATAGGATTGATTATCTTAGGTAACGGAATTATCTACCTAATAGTCGGAGCTATTCTTATGATTAGTAATTTCTTTAAAAAATAA
- a CDS encoding MBL fold metallo-hydrolase — protein MKVTVIGSWGGYPKKNGASSGYLLEHNGFQLLIDCGSGVLAKLQNIIQPEELDAVLLSHYHPDHIADIGVLQHARLIQGFLGKNFPSLVIYGHHFDQAEFTKLSFKEVTKGKAYIPNEILTVGPFQVSFLKTSHPVPCYAMRIVADGKVVVYTADSSFKEEFIEFSKNADLLLCECNFYGYQNGKSSGHMNSIEAGKLAQQAAVKQLILTHLPHYGDLSDLVSEASKEYSGPIRLAVESLAISL, from the coding sequence ATGAAAGTAACGGTTATCGGATCTTGGGGTGGTTACCCGAAAAAAAATGGAGCAAGCTCAGGATATTTACTTGAACATAATGGATTTCAACTCTTAATTGATTGTGGGAGTGGAGTGCTTGCGAAGCTGCAAAATATCATCCAGCCTGAGGAGCTTGATGCTGTTCTCCTATCACATTACCATCCCGATCATATCGCTGATATTGGGGTTCTTCAGCATGCAAGACTCATCCAAGGTTTTTTAGGAAAAAATTTTCCAAGTCTTGTGATTTATGGACACCATTTTGATCAAGCTGAATTTACTAAATTATCATTTAAGGAGGTAACAAAAGGGAAGGCATATATTCCAAATGAAATTCTTACAGTAGGCCCATTTCAGGTGTCTTTTTTAAAAACAAGCCATCCTGTTCCATGCTATGCCATGAGGATAGTGGCAGATGGAAAAGTGGTAGTCTATACGGCTGATAGTTCTTTTAAGGAAGAGTTTATCGAGTTTAGCAAAAATGCCGATCTATTATTATGTGAATGCAATTTTTATGGTTATCAAAACGGGAAATCATCTGGACATATGAATAGCATCGAAGCCGGGAAGCTCGCGCAGCAAGCAGCTGTTAAACAATTAATTCTAACGCACTTGCCACATTATGGCGATTTGTCTGATTTAGTTAGTGAAGCTTCTAAAGAATATTCAGGTCCGATTAGACTTGCTGTGGAGTCTTTAGCGATATCACTTTGA
- a CDS encoding lipoate--protein ligase → MLFIDNKGITDPQINLAIEEYALKNLDINETYLLFYINKPSIIIGKNQNTIEEIDTEYVENNDIVVVRRLSGGGAVYHDLGNLNFSFITKDDGESFHNFRKFTEPVIKALGKLGVNAELSGRNDILAEGRKISGNAQFSTRGRMFSHGTLLFDSEVDSIVSALKVKKDKIESKGIKSIRSRVANISEFLTNKIDIEEFRMLLLQNIFEGTDEITEYVLTEEDWEKIHQLSKERYQSWEWNYGKSPKFNLQHSHRFPVGQIDVRLEVNKGIIENCKIFGDFFGVGDVSEIEEKLKNTRYEKSEIESALSDIEIPHYFGNVTKDEFINLIY, encoded by the coding sequence ATGTTATTTATAGACAATAAAGGGATTACTGATCCACAAATTAATTTAGCCATTGAGGAGTATGCTTTAAAAAACCTTGATATCAATGAAACGTATTTATTATTTTACATAAATAAACCATCCATTATTATCGGAAAAAATCAAAATACTATTGAAGAAATTGATACAGAATATGTTGAAAATAATGACATCGTTGTTGTTCGCCGACTTTCAGGTGGCGGGGCAGTATACCATGACCTTGGGAATTTAAATTTCAGCTTTATCACGAAAGATGATGGTGAAAGCTTTCATAACTTCCGTAAATTCACTGAACCTGTTATTAAGGCCTTGGGGAAATTAGGAGTAAATGCAGAATTAAGTGGTCGAAATGATATTTTGGCAGAAGGAAGAAAAATTTCCGGCAATGCACAATTTTCAACAAGAGGTCGGATGTTTAGTCATGGGACGCTTTTATTTGACTCAGAAGTGGATAGTATTGTTTCTGCTTTAAAGGTTAAAAAGGATAAGATTGAATCAAAAGGAATTAAATCAATCCGTAGCAGGGTTGCCAATATTTCTGAATTTCTAACAAATAAAATTGATATTGAAGAATTTCGTATGTTGTTATTACAAAATATTTTCGAAGGAACTGACGAAATTACTGAATATGTTTTGACAGAAGAAGATTGGGAGAAAATCCATCAACTTTCAAAGGAAAGATATCAGAGCTGGGAATGGAACTACGGAAAATCACCTAAATTTAATCTACAACATTCACACCGCTTCCCTGTAGGCCAAATTGATGTGAGGCTTGAAGTAAATAAAGGTATTATTGAAAATTGTAAAATTTTCGGAGATTTTTTTGGTGTTGGTGATGTTAGCGAAATTGAAGAGAAGCTTAAAAATACTCGCTATGAAAAAAGTGAAATCGAATCTGCCCTTTCAGATATTGAGATCCCACACTATTTTGGAAACGTAACCAAGGATGAATTCATCAACCTGATTTATTAA
- a CDS encoding AzlC family ABC transporter permease has protein sequence MENIAVGKELSELKKGLQAGMSIGIGYFPIALTFGLLAKTSGLSIYETILMSLLVFAGASQYISLSLIAFGTGIFEIILTTFIVNIRHFLMSTSLNEKCEDDHLTNKLIYSFGITDETFSVAATKEGTVTTGFMFGLVSVAYSSWVVFSGIGHLIGASLPQTLQESMGVALYAMFIGLLVPSMKKSMKVVFLASLSAIFNCIFTFGNLLAPGWAIVLATILSAVIIEVVEVVKKRHKGGSL, from the coding sequence ATGGAGAACATTGCAGTAGGAAAAGAATTATCTGAACTAAAAAAGGGGCTTCAAGCCGGGATGAGCATTGGCATTGGTTATTTTCCAATAGCCTTGACATTTGGGCTTCTGGCCAAGACTTCAGGCCTTTCTATTTATGAAACGATCCTCATGAGTCTACTTGTTTTTGCTGGAGCATCCCAGTACATATCCTTAAGCTTGATTGCTTTTGGAACAGGGATATTTGAAATTATCTTAACAACGTTTATTGTGAATATTCGGCACTTTCTTATGTCTACATCATTGAATGAAAAGTGTGAAGACGATCATCTTACAAATAAGCTAATTTATTCTTTCGGCATTACAGATGAAACATTTTCTGTTGCAGCGACGAAAGAAGGAACCGTCACGACTGGCTTTATGTTCGGATTGGTTTCGGTAGCGTATTCAAGTTGGGTTGTTTTTTCTGGTATTGGCCATCTGATCGGAGCAAGTCTTCCGCAAACATTACAAGAGAGTATGGGGGTAGCTCTGTATGCAATGTTTATTGGGCTTTTAGTTCCATCTATGAAAAAAAGTATGAAAGTTGTTTTTTTGGCTTCTCTTTCAGCTATTTTTAATTGTATTTTTACATTCGGAAATTTGTTGGCTCCCGGTTGGGCTATCGTTTTGGCAACCATTTTGTCTGCCGTCATTATCGAAGTTGTCGAAGTAGTTAAGAAAAGGCATAAGGGGGGTTCATTATGA